A single window of Streptomyces cathayae DNA harbors:
- a CDS encoding BMP family lipoprotein gives MRRFSRITVAGAATASLALALSACGGTSTSSGSSESEGDKGIAIAYDVGGRGDQSFNDAAYAGLQQAKKEFGYKTTDVEPTDGETDADKVQRLTSLAKQGYDPVIGIGYLYSSAVKQAAEKYPDTTFGIVDDSTVEADNVADLVFAEEEASYLAGVAAAETTKTKTVGFVGGVDIPLIHKFRAGFEQGVKDTNPDVKVISQFLTQTAEEGGFSSPDKGKAAAEGQIEKKADVVYAAAGLSGQGVIQAAAANKVWAIGVDSDQYQHEALAKYKDWILTSAMKDVAKSVYKLAQSVEDRSPRTGVLTGDLKSGEVSLSNSNPKFADNAKLQDVIETAKKDIISGKIKVKSS, from the coding sequence ATGCGCCGGTTTTCCCGGATCACGGTCGCAGGCGCAGCGACCGCCTCTCTGGCCCTCGCGCTCTCCGCCTGCGGCGGTACCTCGACCTCCTCCGGTTCGTCGGAGTCCGAGGGCGACAAGGGCATCGCCATCGCGTACGACGTCGGCGGCCGGGGTGACCAGTCCTTCAACGACGCCGCGTACGCGGGCCTGCAGCAGGCGAAGAAGGAGTTCGGCTACAAGACCACCGACGTCGAGCCCACCGACGGTGAGACCGACGCGGACAAGGTGCAGCGGCTGACCTCGCTGGCCAAGCAGGGCTACGACCCCGTCATCGGCATCGGCTACCTCTACTCCTCCGCGGTGAAGCAGGCCGCGGAGAAGTACCCGGACACCACCTTCGGCATCGTCGACGACTCCACCGTCGAGGCCGACAACGTGGCCGACCTGGTCTTCGCCGAGGAGGAGGCCTCCTACCTCGCCGGTGTCGCCGCCGCCGAGACCACCAAGACGAAGACGGTCGGCTTCGTGGGCGGTGTGGACATCCCGCTGATCCACAAGTTCCGGGCCGGCTTCGAGCAGGGCGTCAAGGACACGAACCCGGACGTCAAGGTCATCTCGCAGTTCCTCACGCAGACCGCCGAGGAGGGTGGCTTCTCCAGCCCGGACAAGGGCAAGGCCGCCGCCGAGGGCCAGATCGAGAAGAAGGCCGACGTCGTCTACGCGGCGGCCGGTCTGTCCGGTCAGGGAGTCATCCAGGCCGCCGCCGCCAACAAGGTCTGGGCGATCGGTGTGGACTCCGACCAGTACCAGCATGAAGCCCTGGCGAAGTACAAGGACTGGATCCTCACCTCGGCGATGAAGGACGTCGCCAAGTCCGTGTACAAGCTGGCGCAGTCGGTCGAGGACCGCAGCCCCCGGACCGGTGTCCTCACGGGCGACCTGAAGTCGGGCGAGGTGAGCCTGTCGAACTCGAACCCGAAGTTCGCGGACAACGCCAAGCTCCAGGACGTCATCGAGACGGCCAAGAAGGACATCATCAGCGGCAAGATCAAGGTCAAGTCGAGCTGA